The genomic stretch AATTGACCAAGGATAAGAACTTCAAGAATCTTTCTCCAGTCCCAGGACATCTGTTGAAAGAAAGGAGCAGCAAAATATTGTAGACAATTAAAAGAGATTACTGCTCATCAGGAAATATTCTGGAACAGACCAAGATTTAGCATATTCACCTTTACTAGCACACTAATTGTGAAAAGGCCAAAAACAGCCCCGGATGCTCCAAGAGATACAGATGATGTTGGAAGAAGCAGCCATGAAATCACGTTTGCGCCAGCACCGGTTAAAATATAAGACATCCACAATGCGAAgctaccttcttcctcctccacaagCTTTCCTGTATATTCAGATGAGAAGTAGGTGTCCTTTAACCGAACTATAAACATCATGCAGAGCAGTGCTTTAGGTACTAAATCTCACCAAAAATGTACACAAAGAAGAGATTGCTTGAAAGGTGATTCCTGTAATTGATCATAGACAATTGAAGAAGTGAATACGGCCCAAAATAATGTTAAAACAGTTACTGCTTCTGATATATCATCAGACTAGTTTGTTAGCTACTACTACTTTTTGCATTTGCAGAGCAGGTTAGACTGAAACATAGGTAGAAGTGAAAATGAAAAATATGCAATCTAGAACGAGTTAAACTAACCAGTTAGCGTGGCAAAAAGTTGATGTCACAAACTGATACCAGGAAGGGTAAGCATGGTATAGGTACAGTGCCTTTATCTGTCTGATCTGAAatgcagagaaaacagaaaacaaagagtAAAAATATACCCTAAGTATTTCAACAAAGTAACACTATTTGTTGTGAAGTGTGTAAGTGGATTGCACTAAGCCCTTTCCATGAATTCGGATGTTTGGTTGTGTTGGctggtgcatgaagcttgacaactATATCCTTACATGAGAATATAAACAATAGAGGCGCGTCCATGCTGTTTGGAATATAAATCCAGTAATCTAAAGATAAATCAGAAAATTACGATCACAAAGCATTTGATATGTTTCCTTGTATTGTCTATTTCAACAGAATTTCTTGCAATGATATAACCATAGCATGTCAAATTTTATAGCTATCTCGATTGAAATAGGAAGGAATATATCAACATAATTCAACAGCTTCTACAGTACATCTCCCATCACTCGGTTTATGCAATTTCTCTAGCATATTACGCCCCTACTTAGATTTGTGCACATTGAGATAGCCAAGAGATTGCAAGGGTACCTGTAACAAATGGTCTGCAACATAGAGGCCGAAATTAAGCAGCAAGATCCAGAATATCGCATTAGCACGCCCGCCCTGCTGCTTCTTGTCCTTGGCGAGCTCCAACTCGGACACCAAGTCTGATCAAATGTGCAAATAAAAACGAAAGTCTGTGACAAGAAATTCCACACTACTCCAATCTGCGTACGTCTTATGCGGCAAGAAAGAAGAGGGCGGCTCACCTGAGCGCCGCATTCCACAGCGTAGCAGGTcgcagcgggcggcggcgacgcccGCGACTACCCGGCGTTTGAAGGAGATGGAGGGGACATGGCGCCTGGGtagggaggaggagggagagaggggcttcgaGAAGGTCCCGGAAGGCGcgggcaggagcagcagcagccgctGCGCCATGGCTTGTTTGTCCTCTTTCTCTTTGCTTGTTGTACGGGGTTTTTGTAGATGGGGATTTATTAGCGAAGGAGTGCCCGCTGCCAGCGAAGATTATTCGCCCAACGCAGTTTTGTTCCAGCCGTGTGACTGAGGTCAGGTCAGGAATGTGGATGGCAAATCGTTCATTCGATGGTAGTTTGTCCTGCATACTTCCCTCTTCAGCTCGATTCCATTATTATCTGTTAGCTACTTAGCATAAACTAGGGCAACACGCAACTGTAAAAGAGCGCTTCCTAAGAGAAAATTTGACATACCACATCTTTTGCTTGAAAATGTGAGAAACTAAGAATAAATCAGCGTAACAAGGCATTGACGTACCACAATTTTGCGCGAGAAAGGATTTGGACTCCAAAGAGGAAATTTGAACCATATAAAAACTGAAAATAATGCAAGCTCGCAACAACCAAAGCGATGCAAGCTGGCAGATCAGCAAGTATCACCAAGGTATGCTCCAGGTAAGGAATGGAGTGTTGTCTTGTTCTACTCATTGCAGATAAATCACTGAAAACATGTCTTATTACCATGTCAGGTCCACAATTAACCGACCAATATGTCAGATGCGGCTACATCACACATAACTGTTGTATCAAACACATCAAACAGGTTTACAGAGGTCATTAAAGTACCAAGCACAACAGGTCAAGGTCCCGCCTGGAATCATCAGGTCAAGGGTCTTCTTGAAAGCCAGCGGCCTATCCTGTCTTTGACAGAAGCACTTCTTAGAGAACTCATGTGGTATAATTGAATTTGTCGCATCGTTGTCTCACATGAAGTCCTCTTCTAGTTCCTGCAAGGTCTTGCTACCAGACGCAATCTgcttgtttgaagtcatcttgtCCTGGACCATCAGGCCCTTGTAGCTCCTTATCTCAGCCTGCTTCTCCTTCTCCATCCTCTCCATCTCTTCCTTGCGTTTCTGAAACAAGATGAGAATGTACTACATTATTGTCTGGTCAAGGCTCAATATACAACACAGCACAGGGATGATGACTAGCTTACTTTGTCTCTAAGCTGCACCTTTCTTTCTGCCTTTTCAGCAGCACTCACAGCTTCTCTTTCAGCTGCAGCAAAAGACAACAGATGTCAGTACTTAATACGATATATAATCATAACTAACAAAAACACACATGAAGAGGGGAGTGGGGCAGCAACAAAAAATTACACATAAATGCAAATCAGCACAGATACATGGTTGATCATGCCTTCTGTTCTTAGTACTAAAAAATAACCAAAGAAAATTGCAATTGCTTGTCTTCTGCTGAAACCCATCATAGGTATCTCCATTTCAAGTTATAATACCTCAAATTTCCTTTCTTTTCTACCCGTCTAGTTGCAAGTTGCACCTTTAGAAATCGTATCAGTCTAGCCTACACTTGCAAGAGACTTGGTCTAAGCCTAAATTGCACACCAGTTCGTCATTCCCCTTGAAGACTCTTCAAAAAATAATAGGTGCAAACCAAATACTACACGTTAAGAAGTCCAAAATGGAGAAATGTTTTAAAATGAGAACATAAAATATGTTCCAGAGAAAAGTCGTGTACCCTTCAGGTCGGGCGTCCGCTCCACCTTTGTCTTGTTCAACCGGTTCACCACCTCATTGAGCCGCTTTTCTACTTGAACAGTCCGAACCTGCAAACATATCCTTAAATTAGGGACTGATTGACTCAGTTTGGTTCAGTTACTACCAATGGAAAAAAAGGAGCATGAATAAAAACCAGAACCAAGTGCATTAACGAGGCAATGAATAGTACTGATTTAGTAGAAAAGACAAATTAATAGTGTGGGACAATGAACAGTACTGATTTAGTGTTTCAAAAGGTGCAGAACAAAACTAATGATGAAAGGTGTACTGAAATGGTTGTTTACTAAATCACTACTGTTCATGATTAGTTTAAAATGAGAAAAATAATATCATTTGGAAATTAAACAACCTATGAAGGGGGCAATAGAAAATTAGCTACATATCAATCACATACTATCAAAAGCATAATGTTCAAAGAAGGATGGaataatcacataccatgaaaacTTTAAGAACTAGGAAACTTGTTTAGAGAAATAAGTCACATCTAAATAAATCTACTGACTTTATCCTAATGATCGGAGACATTACAGAAATATCTCATCAATGCATAGTCAGAACTCAGAAATTTTTACAGACCATAGATGTAAGTATGTGGAAACATGAATATTTATgaattttaaactatttcctcggATGAATTTACAATTAAGGACAATTCTGCCCTACAACGCTGGAAATGCACTAGGAAGCAGGCAATAGCAATAACATGGATATTGCAAAGCTTGTCACAAAGATCAAGATCATAGCTTTCCGATCAGGCTTATCCTTACTGATTTAACATAGTAGTCAACTTTTTATGTATTTATATAAGGCTCAGACGTTTTAAATCGTAGTAGGGTAGGTAAAGTATGTTGTGGGTcactaagagcaggtctaacagaccccttaaaagccccaaccccgtaaaataaccgccaatatacggggtagagctctacccggccgtctagcagaccccgtaaatcagCCCCCGGTATCgaatttttacagttttggctacggggcggctccTCGCCCATTACAAGTACAGGGTGGGAGGGTGAATACAGGGCGAACCCCTCACCCTTGGCGGGCTGAAATTTCAGCTCGCAAGCGCTCCGCGCACCGTagcgggcggcggccatggcgggcgtccggagcgggagcgggcgcggccggcgtggGGACGGCCGGAGCGGGCACGGccggggccggcggcggccagGGCAGGAGCCGGGCGTAGCCGGTGCGGACGCGGCCGTGGGGGCGGGGGTGCGGCCGGGGCGGGAGCAGGCGCGGCCAGCCGTGGCTCGCGCGCGGCCGGCCGGTGGCGGACGGGGGCGGCcgggcggagccggagccggagcgggcggcggccggcggagccggagcgggcggcggagctggagcgggcggcggccggagcggagcgcggccatggccgggcgcggggacggcgggcggccggcggcggagcagggccggcggcggggtgccggggcagggcaggggcggccggggcaggggctGAGCAGGGGCGGCCGGGGCAGTTTTGAAGAACTGTGATGCACgcacgaggaggaagaaagagagaaggaagaagagaagaaaaaaaaattggcatATTCTGGGAATATTCTTCTTTACAGTTTAgacatacggggtctgctagctcgtccgagttttcggccggcgaaaagtgaatacagggccctgtactcgcgttttaaggggcgaaaaaatacggggtctgttagacatgctctaatctTATTCAGGTGTGTCAAATAGGTTACCTTTCTCACAATTTGCACATCTAGGTCACAGGTACTAAATAACAGGACCATTGCACATCATCACCACTCCACATTTGATGGTTGAGTAAGCGTAATTATACACAGAACACACTTGATTTAGTTTAGTGACCTAGATGTAAAAATTAGGAAAACGGTGACTTGTTTTTCACATTACTTGAAGGTTTAGTGATACAGAGACAATTTACTCTCTTACATACAGACAAAGAGTATGCATAATAAAGATAAACAAGGACTTAGGGAAATGGTGGGTTCTCACCAGCTTAGAGTTGTGAAACCCAACTTGACCCACATCCATGGATGGTGTCTTCTTCAGATTGTACCATGGTGTATAAACCACATCAACGTTATTCACCTTATTACCTATAACCAATAACAGGACAGTTTGATGTGTCTGAGTAAAGGCAAAGCAGCGAGttacacaacaaattcatgacagATATGACAACGCTTCCTCAACTAATTTATCCAACCTTGAATAGAATTCGCTTTAACAAGCTGGGCACAATCTTCCAGCACACCTTCACTTATGCTATCCATTGTCTGACCTTTATTCAGTCTCAAATATACATGAGCAGAGGACATCTTATCAACATGGAACCTGTGTTCAGCAAAAGTTAACTGAGGCTCAAAGCATGACAAGATTATTTTGAATGGCATAAAAGAACTTGACATGAATATCCATGGAAAATTCATGTCCAAAACAGATTTAACTCTAGCCAACAAACAGCAGGCATGGAGATTATATGAAATGAAACAGGCTAACATGAATATTATATCATCTGTGTTAGCAAGGGCGCATGACATGCCTCAAGAAAACCACATATGCAACTGGCTTCATTCCATGATTACGAGAAGACCAAAACTAAAAGGTAACTATGTTTGCAGTCAAGGAGAACTTTAAGTATTTCAAATAGCACAGTGCAAACAGAAGATTGACAATGCGTACTACAGAAATTGAGCATTTAGGATTCAGGACTCATAAGACATTATTATTATATAGGCAGAGAAAAGATCTGCCAAAATTTTACTGAGCATGCTACCTAAAAGGAAGATTGTAAAATCCAGACCCGCCAGTGGAGCAGCCATATTGGAACAGAATTTTGAAATGCATAACATAAGAAATATCAAAGCAATTTCAGCAAGCACTTTATGTATGCTTTTTGTTGATAGTTATGAATTTTCATTCTCTCATGATGTGTTACGAGGCAAAGCACTCGAGTTGGGAACACAGCAAATAAATTATGTACAAAACCTTTGCTGCTCATTAGATTCACTACAAGTAAATTATTAATACTAATGTGAACTTCTAACTTTCTCTGGAAAGTAAAAGTAAAATCCACAGATACTTGTCAAATTGTACCATAGCCGTAACACCATACTGCAAGACCAGTATGACACCATGACATAGTAGCACTGTAATCTGGGGCAAAC from Lolium rigidum isolate FL_2022 chromosome 4, APGP_CSIRO_Lrig_0.1, whole genome shotgun sequence encodes the following:
- the LOC124646584 gene encoding rhomboid-like protein 11, chloroplastic, whose protein sequence is MAQRLLLLLPAPSGTFSKPLSPSSSLPRRHVPSISFKRRVVAGVAAARCDLLRCGMRRSDLVSELELAKDKKQQGGRANAIFWILLLNFGLYVADHLLQIRQIKALYLYHAYPSWYQFVTSTFCHANWNHLSSNLFFVYIFGKLVEEEEGSFALWMSYILTGAGANVISWLLLPTSSVSLGASGAVFGLFTISVLVKMSWDWRKILEVLILGQFVVDKVMEAARATTVTGAALQVNNIAHVSGALIGAALVFIINRIPLSSNDDSPKALKDSKDKRS
- the LOC124708687 gene encoding coiled-coil domain-containing protein 25-like, whose translation is MVFYFKARPDAGDYTIFMGLDKHENEDLIKYGFPEDIWFHVDKMSSAHVYLRLNKGQTMDSISEGVLEDCAQLVKANSIQGNKVNNVDVVYTPWYNLKKTPSMDVGQVGFHNSKLVRTVQVEKRLNEVVNRLNKTKVERTPDLKAEREAVSAAEKAERKVQLRDKKRKEEMERMEKEKQAEIRSYKGLMVQDKMTSNKQIASGSKTLQELEEDFM